The window TAATTAAAAAAGTGGGGATGGGCATCGCCTCACTCAAAAACGGTCAATCATCTCTGAAGGTGAAAGATAAGAAGCCTACAGCGTAATCTTTGATTCGGTGTAGGAGTATGTCACAATACCCACCCCTGATTAGAGGTGGGTTTAGTAACTATTGCCAATTTTTAGCTACTACTTCTGCTAAATCTACGACTCTTTGAGAGTATCCCCATTCGTTATCGTACCAAGCTATCACTTTTACCATATCTCCTTCCATAACCATAGTTAGACTACCATCAACGATGGAGGAGCAATCATGTCCTCTGAAGTCAGATGAGACCAAGGGTAAATCGTTATAAGCTAGGATTCCTTTGAGAGTTGTTTCTGATGCTTCTTTGAGTACATCGTTTACTTGTTCGGTAATGGTACTTTTTTCCACTTGAGCGACTAAATCCACTACGGAAACGTTAGGAGTAGGAACACGTAGAGCGATACCATTGAGTTTACCTTTCATTTCCGGGATAACTAGGGCTACTGCTTTGGCTGCTCCTGTGGAGGTAGGTACAATGTTCATTGCTGCTGCTCTGGCTCGACGTAAATCGCGGTGACTTGCATCGAGTAGGCGTTGGTCACCTGTGTAGCTGTGAGTAGTAGTCATTGTACCTTTGATAATACCAAAGTGTTCGTGAATAATTTTGACTACTGGCGCTAAACAATTGGTAGTACAACTAGCGTTACTGATAATATTATGTTCTGCGTGTTTGTAGTCCTGTTCGTTAACACCTACGACAAAAGTACCGACGTTACCACCTTTACCAGGAGCGGTAATCAGGACTTTTTTTGCTCCTGCTTGTATATGTTTAGAAGCTCCTGGTTCATCGACGAAAACCCCTGTAGATTCGATGATCAAGTCAACATTCCAATCTGCCCAGGGTAAGTTGAGGGGATTGCGATCGGAAACACATTTAATAGTTTTGCCATTGACGATCAAGGAATTATCATCGGCTTCTATTTCTGCGTCTAATTTGCCTAGCATTGAATCATATCTAAGCAAATGAGCATTAGTACGGGGATCGGAGGTATCGTTGATCCCTACTAGTTCAAGTCCTGTATTTTCTCTTCCCAGCCAACATCTGAGAAAGTTACGGCCGATTCGTCCAAAACCGTTGATCGCTACTCTAATCACTTGTTTTGCCCTCTATTGGTTTTCTTGATTAATTTTTTTTTAATGAACCTAATCATATCCTAAAGATAGGACAATTCGATCAAAAAAATGTTTATTCTTTTTAGTTTACAGTTAAACTGCCAAGCCAAAAGCGATCGCTTATTATAAACTTTAAGAAGATCAATGGTGTGTGAGGAGTAATCAACAGTGACAACAATCGATCTCAATGGTAAACCCTTTCATTTTATCGGGATTGGGGGTATTGGTATGTCTGGTCTGGCTTATATTTTAGCTAAACGTGATTTTCCTGTCTCAGGCTCTGATATTCGTCCTAATCATATAACAGCTAGATTGCAAGGGGTGGGGGCGAAAATTTTTACTGAGCAACAAGCTAGTAATCTAGATAATTTTAATTATGCTATTAAGCAGAAGTTACCCCAAATTATTTGGTCAACGGCGATAAATAACCATAATAGTGAATATACAGCAGCAATCAAGCACGGGTTTCCGATTTTCCATCGTTCTGATTTATTAGCTGCCTTAATTAAAGATTATTATAGTATAGCTGTTTCGGGAACTCACGGCAAAACAACCACGAGTAGTTTAATTGGCTATTTATTATTAGAAGCAAAATTAGACCCAACCATTATTGTGGGAGGAGAGGTAAACGCTTGGGAAGGGAATGCGCGTCTAGGTGCTGGAAATTATTTAGTAGCAGAAGCAGACGAGTCAGACGGATCTCTAACTAAACATCAACCAAAAATCGGGGTAATTACCAATATTGAATTGGATCACCCCGATCATTATCAAGATTTAAGTCAATTAGTGGGCATTTTTCAAACTTTTGCTCAACAATGTGAGTTAGTAGTGGGTTGTGTAGATTGTCAGATTGTCCGAGAACAAATTAAACCTACTCTAGGTTATAGTATCACAGGCAGACCAGAAGCTGATTATCAGGCTAAAAATATTGTACACCAAGGCCAAGAAACCACAGCCGAGGTATGGGAAAGGGGAGAATATATAGGCTCAATTAAGTTACAAATTCCAGGTAAACACAATGTCAGTAATGCTTTAGCGGCGATCGCCCTCGGCAGAAAACTAGGTCTAAATTTTGAGGTAATTAGTCAAGCTATTGCGGGATTTGAGGGAGCAAAAAGACGTTTTGAAAAACGGGGAGAATATCAAGGAGCTACTCTAGTGGATGATTATGCTCATCACCCTAGTGAGATTAAAGCGACTTTACAAGCTGCGCGTTTACAAATAGAGCAAGGTTGTTATCAAAGATTGATCGCAATTTTTCAACCTCATCGTTATAGTAGAACAGCAAGGTTTCTAGAAGAGTTTGCTACTGCTTTTACAGAAGCTGATCGAGTAATAATCACAGATATTTACAGCGCGGGAGAAGCTAATCTCTCTCAAATCGATGGTTCACATCTAGTAGAAGCAATAGCTCTTCATCACCGTAAAGTTATTTATCATCCTCAGTTATCATCTTTGAGTGATTATTTACGTCAAATCATACAACCAGGTGATTTAGTCTTATTTTTGGGTGCAGGTAATCTTAATCAAGTTATTCCAGAATTATTGGGCTAAAATCATGAATGTAATTATTAAGTCACAATCTCCAGAGGTGATTTTAGCTGGAGTATCTCTGGCTAATTTAACTACTTTCCGTGTGGGTGGATTAGCACAATGGTACGCTTCTCCTAGGAATTGGCAAGAGCTAGAGATGGTGTTAAATTGGTATAATCGCGCTAGTATTCCCCTAACTGTTTTGGGTGCTGGATCTAATTTATTAGTGAGCGATCGCGGTATCAAGGGATTAGTCGTAACTACTCGTTATTGGCGCTATCCTATTCGCTTTGATGTAGAAAAAAACCAAATAACCGTAGCTGCGGGTGAACCAATTCCTCGGGTAGCTTGGTTAGCTGCTAAAAGGGGTTGGCAAGGCTTAGAATGGGCGGTGGGGATACCTGGTAGCGTTGGAGGTGCTGTGGTGATGAATGCAGGTGCTCAAGGAGGGAAGATCGCTGATTGTTTGCTAGAAGTAAAAGTAATTTCTCCAACGGGTGAGTTAGAAATTCTTTCAGGGGAGATGTTAAACTATGGTTATCGTCATTCTTGTTTACAAAATGGACAAAAACTGGTTTTAGAAGCGACTTTCCAGTTACAACCTGGTTCGAGTCGTGAAGAGATGATGGCTTTAACGAGCCAAAATCTCCACCAGCGTAAAAACTCTCAACCCTACGATCGCCCTAGTTGTGGTAGCGTCTTTCGTAATCCTACTCCCTATGCTGCGGGTTGGTTAATTGAACAAACGGGGTTAAAGGGTTACCAAATTGGTCAAGCTCAAGTAGCTCAACGTCATGCTAATTTTATCCTTAATTGTGGGGGTGCTAAAGCGATGGATATTTGGGAATTAATTGCTTATATCCAAGCTAAAGTACAGCAAGAATGGGCGATCGCTCTTATTCCTGAAGTGAAATTCTTAGGAGAGTTTTGCTAGATTTCAGAGCTAAATCGGGTAAAATTAAGATTAGTTAAATAATTAGAGAATATGAATAAAGATAGTAAAGGTTTTGGTTTTGGTATTAATAAAATGAAACAGTTCGCTGCAGCTTTACAAAAAGCCCAAGAAATGCAGGAAAATGCTAAAAAACTCCAAGAAGAGTTAGAGCAGATGGAAATCCAAGGAGTCAGCGAGGAAGGTTTAATTACAGTGGTGATGAGTGGTAATCAAGAGCCTCTGCGCGTGGAAATCGATCCAGTCGCTTTAGCAAAAACTCCTCAAGAAGTAGCCGAGTTAGTCACAGCAGCGATGAAAGATGCTTATGCTAAGTCTAAAGCAAATATGGAACAACGTATGGAAGAATTGACTAGTAGTCTGAATATTCCAGGTATGTAACTTTTATGTCTTATAAAATCCTGTTTGTCTGTTTAGGTAATATTTGTCGTTCTCCTGCTGCTGAGAATATTATGAATTATTTAATCTCACAAGCAGGATTGAATGATCGTTTGAGCTGTGATTCTGCGGGAACTTCTAGTTATCATATTGGAGCCCCTCCTGATGCTAGAATGAGCAGCGCAGCTCAAAAACGGGGTATTAAACTCGTTGGTAAAGCTAGACGCTTTGAGGTGTCTGATTTTACCGAATTTGATTTGATTATAGCGATGGATAGAGATAATTATCGTGATCTTCTCAGTCTCGACCCGGAAGGCAAATATCATGATAAGGTAAAGTTAATGTCTGATTTTGCGGTTAATACTCAATTTAAAGACGTTCGGGATCCCTATTACGGTGGTCAACGGGGTTTTGACCAAGTTATTGATTTACTTCTCGATAGTTGTCAAGGTTTGTTAGATACTCTACCTCGATGAATCAACCTGTTAAAATTATCCAAGCAAGATTACCTGGAGTAACTCGGTTAAGAGAAATAAACATTAACTCAGAGGGAAAAATTGAGTCAGGAGAAAGTAATAATCAGAATTATCAAGTTATCGACTTAGGGGGTGATTGGTTATCTCTAGGGGGTGTAGATTTACAAATCAATGGTGCGTTGG is drawn from Gloeocapsa sp. DLM2.Bin57 and contains these coding sequences:
- a CDS encoding type I glyceraldehyde-3-phosphate dehydrogenase, whose product is MIRVAINGFGRIGRNFLRCWLGRENTGLELVGINDTSDPRTNAHLLRYDSMLGKLDAEIEADDNSLIVNGKTIKCVSDRNPLNLPWADWNVDLIIESTGVFVDEPGASKHIQAGAKKVLITAPGKGGNVGTFVVGVNEQDYKHAEHNIISNASCTTNCLAPVVKIIHEHFGIIKGTMTTTHSYTGDQRLLDASHRDLRRARAAAMNIVPTSTGAAKAVALVIPEMKGKLNGIALRVPTPNVSVVDLVAQVEKSTITEQVNDVLKEASETTLKGILAYNDLPLVSSDFRGHDCSSIVDGSLTMVMEGDMVKVIAWYDNEWGYSQRVVDLAEVVAKNWQ
- a CDS encoding UDP-N-acetylmuramate--L-alanine ligase; amino-acid sequence: MTTIDLNGKPFHFIGIGGIGMSGLAYILAKRDFPVSGSDIRPNHITARLQGVGAKIFTEQQASNLDNFNYAIKQKLPQIIWSTAINNHNSEYTAAIKHGFPIFHRSDLLAALIKDYYSIAVSGTHGKTTTSSLIGYLLLEAKLDPTIIVGGEVNAWEGNARLGAGNYLVAEADESDGSLTKHQPKIGVITNIELDHPDHYQDLSQLVGIFQTFAQQCELVVGCVDCQIVREQIKPTLGYSITGRPEADYQAKNIVHQGQETTAEVWERGEYIGSIKLQIPGKHNVSNALAAIALGRKLGLNFEVISQAIAGFEGAKRRFEKRGEYQGATLVDDYAHHPSEIKATLQAARLQIEQGCYQRLIAIFQPHRYSRTARFLEEFATAFTEADRVIITDIYSAGEANLSQIDGSHLVEAIALHHRKVIYHPQLSSLSDYLRQIIQPGDLVLFLGAGNLNQVIPELLG
- the murB gene encoding UDP-N-acetylmuramate dehydrogenase; its protein translation is MNVIIKSQSPEVILAGVSLANLTTFRVGGLAQWYASPRNWQELEMVLNWYNRASIPLTVLGAGSNLLVSDRGIKGLVVTTRYWRYPIRFDVEKNQITVAAGEPIPRVAWLAAKRGWQGLEWAVGIPGSVGGAVVMNAGAQGGKIADCLLEVKVISPTGELEILSGEMLNYGYRHSCLQNGQKLVLEATFQLQPGSSREEMMALTSQNLHQRKNSQPYDRPSCGSVFRNPTPYAAGWLIEQTGLKGYQIGQAQVAQRHANFILNCGGAKAMDIWELIAYIQAKVQQEWAIALIPEVKFLGEFC
- a CDS encoding YbaB/EbfC family nucleoid-associated protein: MNKDSKGFGFGINKMKQFAAALQKAQEMQENAKKLQEELEQMEIQGVSEEGLITVVMSGNQEPLRVEIDPVALAKTPQEVAELVTAAMKDAYAKSKANMEQRMEELTSSLNIPGM
- a CDS encoding low molecular weight phosphotyrosine protein phosphatase, giving the protein MSYKILFVCLGNICRSPAAENIMNYLISQAGLNDRLSCDSAGTSSYHIGAPPDARMSSAAQKRGIKLVGKARRFEVSDFTEFDLIIAMDRDNYRDLLSLDPEGKYHDKVKLMSDFAVNTQFKDVRDPYYGGQRGFDQVIDLLLDSCQGLLDTLPR